One region of Polaribacter pectinis genomic DNA includes:
- a CDS encoding DUF11 domain-containing protein, translated as MAGEIDVTSTGPIAVGTFMSLGSNAGLAGYFSGFDTVPVVGVQITGGGCYPAGDLEEETKSFDAYQWYKNNVIIAGATSATYTPTGIGEYNVIVTEGTCSYSSKIVSVYNCDPDIVVSKTSDITGTVTDGDIINFTVTVESFGLQPVTNLVVKDIFPTELDLISVTPSQGTWNSPDWTIGTMEAGELFTLKFVSKVPNKPSEGTFSNVVSNTQDQIDTNLSSDDLTENFTITAKKIDLSLLKTVDKSIVKLGDNVIFTLRITNKGTDIATGVQVKDLLPTGLNYDAVNTIIPTNTTYDSSTGIWDFSNKNIAVNEWLELKISATVASLNIVLNETEVFKTEQKDVDSSPNSSN; from the coding sequence TTGGCCGGAGAAATAGACGTAACTTCTACAGGTCCAATTGCAGTAGGTACTTTCATGAGTTTAGGTTCTAATGCCGGTTTGGCGGGTTATTTTTCAGGTTTTGATACTGTTCCAGTTGTAGGTGTTCAAATTACTGGTGGTGGTTGTTATCCTGCAGGTGATTTAGAAGAAGAAACTAAAAGTTTTGATGCCTATCAATGGTATAAAAATAACGTTATAATTGCTGGTGCAACTTCTGCAACATATACGCCTACTGGAATAGGAGAATATAATGTTATTGTAACCGAAGGAACTTGTTCTTATTCGTCTAAAATTGTATCTGTTTATAATTGTGACCCAGATATTGTGGTTTCTAAAACAAGTGATATTACAGGAACAGTTACAGATGGAGATATCATCAATTTTACAGTTACTGTAGAAAGTTTTGGATTGCAACCAGTAACAAATTTAGTGGTAAAAGATATTTTTCCAACAGAATTAGATTTAATTAGTGTAACGCCAAGCCAAGGAACATGGAATAGTCCAGATTGGACTATTGGAACTATGGAAGCTGGTGAGCTTTTTACATTAAAATTTGTTTCTAAAGTTCCTAATAAACCTTCAGAAGGAACTTTTTCTAACGTGGTATCTAACACCCAAGATCAAATAGATACTAATCTTTCTTCAGACGATTTAACAGAAAACTTTACAATAACAGCCAAGAAGATAGATTTAAGCTTGCTAAAAACAGTAGATAAAAGCATTGTAAAACTTGGTGATAATGTTATTTTTACGTTAAGAATTACTAATAAAGGAACAGATATTGCAACTGGTGTTCAAGTAAAAGATTTGTTGCCTACTGGTTTAAATTATGATGCAGTAAACACTATAATTCCAACAAATACAACTTATGATTCAAGTACAGGTATTTGGGATTTTTCAAACAAAAATATAGCTGTAAATGAGTGGTTAGAGTTAAAGATAAGTGCTACAGTTGCTTCTTTAAATATTGTTTTAAACGAAACAGAAGTTTTTAAAACTGAACAAAAAGATGTGGATTCTTCACCTAACTCTTCTAATTAG
- a CDS encoding AraC family transcriptional regulator, protein MIQKKPTLEKITPNFGSSLLVKKHIEFLKENTPFWHFHPEIELVYVNKGKGKRHIGNHVSYFNNSQLVLIGSNLPHVGYLDRLTTNGSETLIQFSPDFLGKEFFKIPEMIAIDSLFERAKKGIRFNIEIKQRIGAKIEKLVELEGVNRISSFLEILNDLATTEDYTLLNANGFAFETIPQDSNKIEIIYKHINEHFKEHISLDEIAELASMTVPAFCRYFKKSTGKTFTKLVNEYRVVHATKLLAESTMSIADVSFECGFNNFSHFNKLFKNFTGKSASKYRSEMKNLIQ, encoded by the coding sequence ATGATTCAAAAGAAGCCTACATTAGAAAAAATTACGCCAAATTTTGGAAGCTCATTGTTAGTTAAAAAACATATAGAGTTTTTAAAAGAGAACACACCATTTTGGCATTTTCATCCAGAAATAGAGTTGGTGTACGTTAATAAAGGTAAAGGTAAGAGACATATTGGTAATCATGTTAGTTATTTTAATAATAGCCAATTAGTATTAATAGGTTCTAATTTACCACATGTTGGTTATTTAGATCGTTTAACTACAAATGGTTCAGAAACCTTAATACAGTTTTCTCCAGATTTTTTAGGAAAAGAGTTTTTTAAAATTCCTGAAATGATTGCAATAGATTCATTGTTTGAAAGAGCCAAAAAAGGAATTCGTTTCAATATAGAAATTAAACAAAGAATTGGTGCAAAAATTGAAAAGCTTGTAGAGCTAGAAGGAGTAAATAGAATCTCTTCTTTTTTAGAAATCTTAAATGATTTAGCAACAACGGAAGACTATACTTTATTAAATGCAAATGGTTTTGCTTTCGAAACCATACCACAAGACAGTAATAAAATAGAAATTATTTACAAGCATATTAATGAGCACTTTAAAGAACATATTAGTTTAGATGAGATTGCAGAATTAGCAAGTATGACTGTTCCTGCATTTTGTAGATACTTTAAAAAATCTACTGGAAAAACGTTTACAAAATTGGTAAATGAATATAGAGTTGTACATGCTACAAAATTATTGGCAGAAAGTACAATGAGTATTGCCGATGTAAGTTTCGAGTGTGGTTTTAATAATTTTTCTCACTTTAATAAACTCTTTAAAAATTTTACAGGAAAAAGTGCTTCTAAATATAGAAGTGAAATGAAAAATTTAATTCAATAA
- a CDS encoding DUF11 domain-containing protein, with protein MKKKYLLQACSTVKQFFLLAKSKTILNIVLLFVFSFVNTITAQDSFETDFDGWLQVSGDDMNWTRDSLGTPSSNTGPSSGSDGDFYLFIEASNNSGKKAWLEKEFDLTGKQKSQLNFDYHMYGSNMGTLNVLVNKNGVLTNVFSRSGDKGNAWQSTIADLSAFDGDVIKIRFEGIVGGNFRSDAAIDNISVTSAPDTDGDGVIDDNDADADNDGILDVDEGCNAVTSSSFSLVPAESVLGNVNAGGKLVYKDAAGNKVVLEAAGTAGSNNVVGVGPSDGTIITDINTGQIVFEIGANGSAEDQPKLKVTTFSADGVPFQVTSIGLVGIGNMDNSEAQDAIAIDIPGTWSNLTSAGNTLGSAQITTSPIGATPVNNVTQTELDNFDFTNFVEQGAVSEVIFNNADNNVQFGYNATFSPTNPTSSFNLIVDDINIDDGVGRNIVAELSTTSISVAAIYCRDTDSDGIPDYLDTDSDGDGCSDADEAYFGTVTNADTDDNGTYGSGTPTVDGVGKVSGAAYTSPNSYYIDASVNACFDNDNDGVPDSVDLDDDNDGILDSVEENCVTATSGSYDWDTDFGVSASSTDLSGNLPLVSSLKDNQRLTVSFADNPANPGLEFMTIENAFGLGTVLQIANAPGETGGGITTFSFTNEVRNLTFTMQDIDARGNDFKDKIVIQATKLDGSIISISEATNVTFSGSAVNYDGNNTFVGTGDVTNSNPGDGVLSLTFPEAITEISFQYFNDLTSPNTRQRIGIADLQYTLVCDTDIDKDGIPNSLDLDSDNDGCFDAIEGADNLLATAVDSDGRLTGTVNNQGVPNNVNQTNGQPIGTSLDQATRDTNGQCDIDNDGVIDSDDKCDGFDDALDNDSDGVPDGCDLDDDNDGITDVIEGAEAKVWDINGSNLSLVSGGQTSTMTFTTTSATAPTGNDSFDFYNIDEDLATGVTDTYTITSTLPLREVNFQLLGLGNSGAAVTSTLGNFVITLADGTVVNDADFRVMFGRFPGSPFNIGPPVTEGVLKKVTIGGKKYVEDATNNTSGRQATGFLQFPNEEALNKGIVSIQFDFFGSGVDPLGIQLQAKIIKDTDKDGITDDIDSDSDGDGCSDADEAYYGSVNNADADNNGFYGSGTPAVDNSNGKVSGASYSTPNANYLDASVNTCLDNDNDGVADFADLDDDNDGIIDTAECATFLRASNGDFNVDITGSNPVFTQSFANSFSITYTNTGGSSIAPYSEPIKDADELYAIGTQFKYVYPNEGSTQEMTFSSPVKLKFMVTDIDQLGEKHRVTVYDKAGAVISNPENYIVNTAQGTKGTTFASRVPVFYNDLGEDVTKDGTLDDDYVELSQPNNKDNDTFTRKNLVFFDFKELEISKIVVQNLSTSGQPGFLFDSITAACDTDLDGIPDYQDTDSDNDGCPDAIEAAGDIQLSQLTAFAGGSVGGSLDNLGLTSDAEGNPIVSGAGYEQNNTAAVLDANDKTACSIDLSVTKTVNKPIKKVGEKIVFTITLKNDGNQPATNVNVIDLLPTGLTYDAATTVIPTNTTYDSSTGIWDLSLLTLAKGSSYQLKIGATVNTAGTIYTNKTEVFSTTETDIDSTPNSNN; from the coding sequence ATGAAGAAAAAATACTTATTACAAGCCTGTAGTACTGTAAAACAGTTTTTTTTGCTTGCAAAAAGTAAAACAATATTAAATATTGTTTTACTTTTTGTATTTAGTTTTGTTAATACAATTACCGCACAAGATAGTTTTGAAACTGACTTTGATGGTTGGTTGCAAGTCTCTGGAGATGATATGAATTGGACACGTGATTCTCTAGGGACTCCAAGTTCTAACACTGGTCCTAGTTCAGGTTCAGATGGCGATTTTTATCTTTTCATAGAGGCATCAAATAATTCGGGTAAAAAAGCATGGTTAGAGAAAGAGTTTGATTTAACTGGAAAACAAAAATCTCAACTTAATTTTGATTACCACATGTATGGTTCTAATATGGGAACTTTAAACGTGCTGGTTAACAAAAATGGTGTTTTAACAAATGTTTTTAGTAGATCTGGTGATAAAGGAAATGCTTGGCAATCTACTATAGCAGACTTAAGTGCTTTTGATGGAGATGTAATAAAAATTAGATTCGAAGGAATTGTAGGGGGTAATTTTAGAAGTGATGCTGCAATAGATAATATTTCAGTTACTTCTGCACCAGATACAGATGGTGATGGTGTTATTGATGATAATGATGCAGATGCTGATAATGATGGTATTTTAGATGTAGATGAAGGCTGTAATGCGGTTACAAGTTCATCTTTTAGTTTGGTTCCAGCAGAAAGTGTTTTAGGAAACGTAAATGCTGGTGGTAAATTAGTCTATAAAGATGCTGCTGGTAATAAAGTTGTTTTAGAAGCTGCAGGAACTGCTGGTAGTAATAACGTTGTAGGTGTTGGTCCTAGTGATGGTACAATAATTACAGATATAAATACAGGACAAATTGTTTTTGAAATAGGTGCAAATGGTAGTGCAGAAGACCAACCAAAGCTTAAAGTTACAACGTTTTCTGCAGATGGAGTTCCATTTCAAGTTACCTCAATTGGTTTAGTAGGTATTGGTAATATGGATAATTCTGAAGCACAAGATGCAATTGCTATAGATATTCCTGGAACATGGTCTAATCTAACATCAGCAGGTAATACTTTAGGGTCAGCTCAAATTACAACTTCTCCAATAGGTGCTACACCCGTTAACAATGTTACACAAACAGAGTTAGATAATTTCGATTTTACAAATTTTGTAGAACAAGGTGCAGTGTCTGAAGTAATTTTTAATAACGCAGATAACAATGTTCAATTTGGCTATAATGCTACATTTTCGCCTACAAATCCAACAAGTTCATTTAACTTAATTGTAGACGATATAAATATAGATGATGGTGTTGGTAGAAATATTGTTGCAGAACTATCTACAACATCAATTTCTGTTGCTGCTATTTATTGTAGAGATACAGATAGTGACGGAATACCAGACTATTTAGATACAGATTCAGATGGAGATGGATGTAGTGATGCAGATGAAGCATATTTTGGAACTGTAACAAATGCAGATACAGACGATAATGGAACTTATGGTTCAGGAACTCCAACAGTAGATGGTGTTGGAAAGGTTTCAGGAGCTGCCTATACTAGTCCAAACTCATATTATATAGATGCAAGTGTAAACGCTTGTTTTGATAATGATAATGATGGAGTTCCTGATTCTGTAGATTTAGATGATGATAACGATGGTATTTTAGATTCGGTAGAAGAAAACTGTGTTACAGCCACATCTGGTTCTTACGATTGGGATACAGATTTTGGGGTGTCTGCTTCTAGTACAGATCTTTCAGGGAATTTACCTTTGGTTTCTAGTCTTAAAGACAATCAAAGATTAACAGTTTCTTTTGCTGATAACCCAGCAAATCCTGGTTTAGAGTTTATGACCATAGAAAATGCTTTTGGTTTAGGAACTGTGCTTCAAATTGCAAATGCACCAGGAGAAACAGGTGGTGGTATAACAACCTTTTCTTTTACAAATGAAGTAAGGAATTTAACCTTTACCATGCAAGATATAGATGCAAGAGGTAACGATTTTAAAGATAAAATAGTTATTCAAGCAACAAAATTAGATGGCTCAATAATAAGTATTTCAGAAGCAACAAACGTTACTTTTAGTGGTTCTGCAGTAAACTATGATGGTAACAATACATTTGTAGGAACTGGAGATGTTACAAATTCAAATCCTGGAGATGGTGTTTTATCACTTACGTTTCCGGAAGCAATAACAGAAATAAGCTTTCAATATTTTAACGATTTAACAAGCCCAAATACAAGACAAAGAATAGGTATTGCAGATTTACAATATACATTGGTTTGTGATACGGATATAGACAAAGATGGAATTCCAAATAGTTTAGATCTAGATTCTGATAACGATGGTTGTTTCGATGCAATTGAAGGGGCAGATAATTTATTAGCAACAGCAGTAGATTCTGATGGAAGATTAACAGGAACAGTAAATAATCAAGGAGTTCCAAATAATGTTAACCAAACTAATGGTCAACCAATAGGAACCTCTTTAGATCAGGCTACAAGAGATACCAATGGACAATGTGATATTGACAATGATGGTGTTATAGATAGTGATGATAAATGTGATGGTTTTGATGATGCTTTAGATAACGATTCAGATGGTGTTCCTGATGGTTGTGATTTAGATGATGATAATGATGGAATTACTGATGTAATTGAAGGAGCTGAAGCGAAAGTTTGGGATATAAATGGTTCAAATTTATCATTGGTTTCAGGAGGGCAAACATCTACAATGACTTTTACAACAACCTCTGCAACTGCACCAACCGGAAATGATAGTTTTGATTTTTATAATATAGATGAAGATCTTGCTACTGGTGTAACAGATACTTATACCATAACAAGCACGCTACCTTTAAGAGAGGTTAATTTTCAATTGCTAGGTTTAGGTAATAGCGGTGCTGCTGTAACATCTACCCTAGGAAATTTTGTAATTACGTTGGCAGATGGAACTGTGGTTAATGATGCAGATTTTAGAGTAATGTTTGGACGCTTTCCAGGCTCACCTTTCAATATAGGACCACCAGTAACAGAAGGAGTTTTAAAGAAAGTAACCATTGGAGGTAAAAAATACGTGGAAGATGCTACAAATAACACATCAGGTAGACAGGCAACAGGTTTTTTACAATTTCCTAATGAAGAAGCCTTAAATAAAGGTATTGTTTCTATTCAATTTGATTTTTTCGGTTCAGGAGTAGATCCCTTAGGAATACAATTACAAGCTAAAATTATAAAAGACACTGATAAAGACGGTATTACAGACGATATAGATTCAGATTCAGATGGAGATGGTTGTAGTGATGCAGATGAAGCTTATTATGGTTCAGTAAATAATGCAGATGCAGATAACAATGGTTTTTATGGCTCTGGTACACCAGCTGTAGATAATTCTAACGGAAAAGTTTCAGGAGCTTCATATTCAACTCCTAATGCAAATTATTTAGACGCGAGTGTAAATACTTGTTTAGACAATGATAATGATGGTGTTGCAGATTTTGCAGATTTAGATGATGACAATGATGGTATTATAGATACAGCAGAGTGTGCCACATTTCTTCGAGCTTCTAATGGAGATTTTAATGTTGATATTACTGGTTCTAACCCTGTATTTACCCAAAGTTTTGCAAATTCTTTTTCAATAACTTATACAAACACAGGTGGTTCATCAATTGCACCTTATTCAGAACCAATAAAAGATGCAGATGAACTTTACGCAATAGGTACACAGTTTAAGTACGTTTATCCAAATGAAGGTTCTACCCAAGAAATGACCTTTTCTTCGCCAGTGAAATTGAAATTCATGGTTACAGATATCGATCAACTAGGAGAAAAACATAGAGTAACAGTTTACGATAAAGCTGGTGCTGTTATTTCTAACCCAGAAAATTACATAGTTAATACTGCACAAGGTACTAAAGGAACCACTTTTGCTTCTAGAGTACCAGTATTTTATAACGATTTAGGCGAGGATGTTACAAAAGATGGGACATTAGATGATGATTATGTAGAATTATCTCAACCAAATAACAAAGATAATGATACGTTTACTAGAAAAAACCTTGTCTTTTTTGATTTTAAAGAATTAGAAATCTCTAAAATAGTTGTACAAAATTTAAGTACTTCAGGTCAACCTGGGTTTTTATTTGATTCAATAACTGCAGCTTGTGATACAGATTTAGATGGTATTCCAGATTACCAAGATACAGATTCAGACAATGATGGTTGTCCAGATGCAATCGAAGCAGCTGGAGATATACAGTTAAGTCAACTTACAGCTTTTGCAGGAGGAAGTGTTGGAGGTAGTTTAGATAATTTAGGATTAACATCTGACGCAGAAGGTAATCCAATAGTTAGTGGTGCTGGTTATGAACAAAACAATACAGCAGCAGTTTTAGACGCAAATGATAAAACAGCGTGTTCCATAGATTTAAGTGTTACAAAAACGGTAAACAAACCAATAAAGAAAGTTGGTGAAAAAATAGTATTTACAATTACACTTAAAAATGATGGTAATCAACCAGCAACAAATGTAAATGTTATAGACTTATTACCAACAGGTTTAACCTATGATGCAGCAACTACAGTTATACCAACAAATACAACCTATGATTCTAGTACTGGTATTTGGGACTTAAGCCTATTAACACTGGCCAAGGGAAGTAGTTATCAATTAAAAATTGGCGCAACTGTTAATACAGCTGGTACAATATATACAAATAAAACAGAAGTTTTCTCTACAACAGAAACAGACATAGACTCAACTCCTAACAGCAACAACTAA
- a CDS encoding enoyl-CoA hydratase/isomerase family protein: MNFENILVEKQNGLARVIINRPKKLNALNKATIEELHEVFESLEDDEDVRVIILTGSGEKAFVAGADISEFAHFSIEEGATLARAGQEMLFDYVENLATPVIAAVNGFALGGGLELAMSCHFRIASDNAKMGLPEVSLGVIPGYGGTQRLPQLVGKGKAMELIMTAGMISAQEAKECGLVNHVVSQEELLPLAEKIAGRIMRNSSVAISAAIRAVNANFEDGVNGFDIEIDEFGECFGTEDFKEGTTAFLEKRKPNF, encoded by the coding sequence ATGAATTTCGAAAATATTTTAGTTGAAAAACAAAACGGATTAGCAAGAGTAATCATTAACCGCCCAAAAAAATTAAATGCATTAAACAAAGCAACCATAGAAGAATTACACGAAGTTTTTGAGTCTCTAGAAGATGATGAGGATGTAAGAGTAATTATATTAACTGGAAGTGGAGAAAAGGCCTTCGTAGCTGGTGCGGATATTTCAGAATTTGCTCATTTTTCTATAGAAGAAGGTGCAACTTTAGCAAGAGCAGGGCAAGAAATGTTGTTTGATTATGTAGAGAATTTAGCAACTCCAGTAATTGCAGCTGTTAATGGTTTTGCTTTAGGTGGTGGTTTAGAGTTGGCAATGTCTTGTCACTTTAGAATAGCATCTGACAATGCAAAAATGGGTTTACCGGAAGTTTCATTGGGTGTAATTCCAGGTTATGGAGGTACACAACGTTTGCCACAATTAGTTGGTAAAGGAAAAGCTATGGAATTGATTATGACTGCTGGAATGATTTCTGCACAAGAAGCTAAAGAATGTGGTTTGGTAAATCATGTAGTTTCTCAAGAAGAATTATTACCACTTGCAGAAAAAATCGCAGGTAGAATTATGCGAAATTCTTCTGTTGCAATTAGTGCTGCAATTAGAGCAGTAAATGCAAATTTTGAAGACGGAGTAAATGGATTTGATATAGAAATTGATGAGTTTGGTGAGTGTTTTGGTACAGAAGATTTTAAAGAAGGTACCACTGCATTTTTAGAAAAAAGAAAACCAAATTTTTAA
- a CDS encoding IgGFc-binding protein produces the protein MNILNRKLFTVLKMLLFLGVTLFSVQSYAQLDSEHYLPPLKQVSNNQGIVQQAVYFSTPETTPFSIEIYRGTSTTPLLTITGLSKGNGKIFDNSNGLGNGDNNITLLTNANTGKVLTNAGLRIISPSGKKFYVNYRGRSSAQAGSLTSKGSKAKGVDFRWGGIPNRARNTNLTTSLGMMATEDGTVVTVSGYDPNCKFRLGTARGGITADSQTITLNKGETFVLEAAKNETTANIDGWLGSKIHATKPIVISNGGLNVGIRSTSGNRDVGIDQPVGVASLGREYVFVRGLGSNETEFPIIVATQNNTDVFAGNTKIGTINDGDYIEIPGSYYSSGNAGASMFVTTSKEVYAYQCLQGATNKIQTIGMNFIAPVNCLLPNLMDEISDIDKIAGANSNISAITIIASSLTADANIVVRENGVRVALPTPTVPAGTSDWKTF, from the coding sequence ATGAATATATTGAATCGTAAATTATTTACTGTTCTTAAAATGTTATTGTTTTTAGGTGTCACTTTATTTAGTGTGCAATCTTATGCGCAATTAGATAGTGAGCATTATCTACCACCCTTAAAGCAAGTATCTAATAATCAAGGAATTGTTCAGCAAGCCGTTTATTTTTCAACTCCAGAAACTACTCCGTTTTCTATAGAAATTTACAGGGGTACAAGTACAACTCCTTTGTTAACAATAACGGGTTTATCTAAAGGAAATGGTAAAATATTTGATAATTCTAACGGATTAGGAAATGGTGATAACAATATTACTTTATTAACTAATGCAAATACAGGTAAAGTTTTAACGAATGCAGGGCTAAGAATTATATCACCAAGTGGAAAGAAATTTTATGTAAATTATAGAGGAAGGTCTTCTGCACAGGCAGGTTCTTTAACGTCCAAAGGTTCTAAAGCAAAAGGTGTAGATTTTAGGTGGGGTGGTATTCCAAACAGAGCAAGAAATACAAATTTAACAACCAGTTTAGGAATGATGGCAACAGAAGATGGAACCGTTGTTACAGTTTCTGGCTACGATCCAAATTGTAAATTTAGACTAGGAACTGCAAGAGGAGGAATTACTGCAGATTCGCAAACAATTACTTTAAATAAAGGAGAAACTTTTGTTTTAGAAGCTGCAAAAAATGAAACCACAGCAAATATAGATGGCTGGTTGGGATCAAAAATACATGCGACTAAACCTATTGTAATTAGTAATGGAGGTTTAAATGTAGGGATAAGGAGTACAAGTGGGAATAGAGATGTAGGTATAGACCAACCTGTGGGTGTTGCCTCTTTAGGAAGAGAATATGTTTTTGTAAGAGGTTTAGGGTCTAATGAAACAGAGTTTCCTATAATTGTAGCTACCCAAAATAATACAGATGTTTTTGCAGGAAATACAAAAATAGGTACAATTAACGATGGAGATTATATAGAAATTCCTGGTAGTTACTATTCTTCTGGAAATGCCGGTGCAAGTATGTTTGTAACTACTTCTAAAGAAGTTTATGCATACCAATGTTTGCAAGGAGCTACAAATAAAATACAAACAATTGGTATGAATTTTATTGCTCCAGTAAATTGTTTGTTACCAAATTTAATGGATGAAATTTCTGATATTGATAAGATTGCTGGTGCTAACTCTAATATCTCTGCAATTACAATAATAGCATCTTCTTTAACGGCAGATGCTAATATAGTAGTTAGAGAAAATGGTGTTAGAGTAGCTTTACCAACTCCAACAGTTCCTGCAGGAACGTCCGATTGGAAAACCTTTTAG
- a CDS encoding HD domain-containing protein: MNEEKVIENTILFVKEELKDAEGGHDWFHIERVFKNAILISREEDVNVFVVSLAALLHDIADPKFYNGDETIGPKLATEFLEKQKVNKETILHVVNIINHISYKNSFDKNGEKFTSKELEVVQDADRLDAIGAIGIARCFNYGGFKNRALYDPEILPNLNMTKEEYKKSSAPTINHFYEKLLLLKDKMNTNSGKRIATDRHNYMEQFLNQFYNEWNGVK, translated from the coding sequence ATGAACGAAGAAAAAGTAATTGAAAACACTATTTTATTTGTAAAAGAAGAGTTAAAAGATGCTGAAGGTGGGCATGATTGGTTTCATATAGAACGTGTTTTTAAAAACGCAATTTTAATTTCTAGAGAAGAAGATGTAAACGTTTTTGTAGTTTCTTTAGCTGCATTATTACATGACATTGCAGACCCTAAGTTTTACAATGGAGATGAGACTATTGGGCCTAAATTAGCTACTGAATTTCTTGAAAAACAGAAAGTTAACAAAGAAACAATTTTACATGTTGTAAACATAATCAACCATATTTCTTATAAAAATTCATTTGATAAAAATGGTGAAAAATTTACGTCCAAAGAACTTGAAGTTGTTCAAGATGCAGATAGATTAGACGCAATTGGTGCTATTGGTATTGCACGTTGTTTTAATTATGGCGGTTTTAAAAATAGGGCTCTGTACGATCCAGAAATTTTACCAAACTTAAATATGACAAAAGAAGAATATAAAAAGTCTTCTGCACCAACAATTAATCATTTTTATGAAAAATTGTTATTATTAAAAGATAAAATGAACACCAATTCTGGAAAACGAATTGCTACTGACAGACATAATTATATGGAGCAATTTCTAAATCAGTTTTATAATGAATGGAATGGTGTTAAATAA
- a CDS encoding TerB family tellurite resistance protein translates to MANFTKWLGAGLGFTLGGPIGAAIGFAIGSFVDGFSEKDLLLEQGEYQSKTQNNRHVNTQSGDFEMSLLVLASIVIKSDGKIDKRELEFVRAQFLSMYGKERANNAFKLFKGIVKKEISARQVCIQIREHMSHASRLQLLHFLFGIAKADEFVTEKEVEEIRKIAGYLYINQRDFTSIKAMFYDESDNAYKILEITKSATDDELKSAYRKMVKKYHPDKLQDLGKEHLQGAKEKFQSIQTAYEKIKKERGL, encoded by the coding sequence ATGGCAAATTTCACAAAATGGTTGGGTGCAGGATTAGGATTTACTTTAGGTGGTCCAATAGGTGCAGCAATAGGTTTTGCAATAGGTAGTTTTGTAGATGGTTTTTCCGAAAAAGATCTGCTTTTAGAGCAAGGAGAATATCAAAGTAAAACCCAAAATAACAGACATGTAAACACGCAATCTGGAGATTTTGAAATGAGTTTGCTTGTTTTGGCATCTATAGTTATAAAATCAGATGGTAAAATAGACAAACGCGAATTAGAATTTGTACGTGCTCAATTTTTAAGTATGTATGGTAAAGAAAGAGCCAACAATGCTTTTAAATTATTTAAAGGAATTGTAAAGAAAGAAATCTCTGCAAGACAGGTTTGTATTCAAATTAGAGAACACATGTCTCATGCATCTCGTTTACAATTACTTCACTTTTTATTCGGAATTGCAAAAGCAGACGAATTTGTAACCGAAAAAGAAGTTGAAGAAATTAGAAAAATAGCAGGGTATTTGTATATCAATCAGCGAGATTTTACCTCTATAAAGGCAATGTTTTATGATGAGTCTGACAATGCTTATAAAATTTTAGAAATTACAAAATCTGCAACAGATGATGAGTTAAAATCTGCTTACAGAAAAATGGTGAAAAAATACCATCCAGACAAATTACAAGATTTAGGAAAAGAGCATTTACAAGGAGCTAAAGAAAAGTTTCAAAGCATACAAACAGCTTACGAGAAAATAAAAAAAGAAAGAGGTTTGTAA
- a CDS encoding BrxA/BrxB family bacilliredoxin, whose protein sequence is MYPEELVKPMRDELINAGFEALYTGEDVEKAMAKKGTTLVVVNSVCGCAAGTARPGAIASLGAEKTPDNLTTVFAGVEKESTQKAREFMIPFPPSSPAMALFKDGNLVHMLERHHIEGRSAQMIAQNLAQAYEEFC, encoded by the coding sequence ATGTATCCAGAAGAATTAGTAAAACCAATGCGTGACGAGTTAATTAACGCAGGTTTTGAAGCATTATATACAGGTGAAGACGTAGAAAAAGCAATGGCAAAAAAAGGAACAACTTTAGTGGTTGTAAACTCGGTTTGTGGTTGTGCTGCAGGAACTGCAAGACCAGGAGCAATTGCTTCTTTAGGTGCAGAAAAAACTCCTGATAATTTAACAACTGTTTTTGCAGGTGTAGAGAAAGAATCTACACAAAAAGCACGTGAATTTATGATTCCTTTTCCTCCTTCTTCTCCAGCAATGGCGTTGTTTAAAGACGGAAATTTAGTACACATGTTAGAAAGACACCATATTGAAGGTCGTTCTGCACAAATGATTGCACAGAATTTAGCACAAGCTTACGAAGAGTTTTGTTAG